The genomic window CACATAcggttttaaaattaaataataatttttaaatattatttttattacaatgaCGGGGACTAATATTTTGACTAATCCActcccataaaaaaaaatttaaaataaaaataatgaacttTAAATTGGCTAGTTTACACAATTAGTTACCacataaagaataatttttagCTCAGGGGAGTAGTTGCTCCCTACTTCCTGCCTAGCACAGTTCGCTGGCGATGGTGTCTTCCGCCTCTGAGACTTCCCCTCATATTCGCTAGATTTTCTAGTACAGTGTTGTACACCCTCACTCGCTGAGAGGCTTGGTTTTCAGACtgctttcttttccttttcaataaatcatgcttatccacatttatttcataataataatttaaaaatcaacatatataaaacattCTCCATGGGAGCAAATGAACGTTTTATTATGTAAGCGCTagtattgaattatttttagaaacacaataataataataataataataataataatatagtctCAACAATGGCTGCTAAATCAAGAGTGATCTCATAATTATCTGATAGATTTTTATGTCTTGGTTTTGCGTTTTTCAATTTGGTATAATAAGAAATGTCATTGTGTATTGGTTTGTGTTTTCAATTTGGATAATATTAATTAGTTGCCACACAAAGAATAATtatcaacatatataaaaacattcTCCATGGGAGAAAAATGAACTTGTTATTATATAAGGTCGTATTGAATTATTTGGAAacgcataataataataatatagtcaaaacatataataataataataataataataatatagtcaAACATTTTACTTTGGTTGCTAAAtcaagatgatttttttttcataattatcttataaatttttttttttttggtttgtgtttTCAATTTGGTATAATAAGCAATGTCAATGTGTATAGGTTTCAAAACATCTGAATTGGTTTTAAACAGGttggagaaaaagatgagaaggTAACACAATTGTGGATGAATACAGCAAAAGTTGTTGTGTTACAGGCCCTTGTTGTCTGAATTGTATTTCAAGGTATAGCATTAGCAGAAGAGCAATCAATTTATTAGATGAAATAAATCGGTTGAAAGGAGAACAATCAAATGTCTCATTCATAGAGCAACACCCTCCTCATCCAGTCTCTGAATCATATAGAACAGTGGGGAAAGAAATCAGCTCCAATGTTGATATTGCTCGCAATTATCTGGCAGATGAAACAGTCGGTATAATTGGCATATGGGGCATGGGGGGTGTAGGCAAGACCACACTCTTGAAAAAAATCAGGCAGTCATTGTTAGGTGATGCAAACATGGGATTCAATCCGTTATTTATCGAAGCTTCGAAAGATATTCAGCTGGAAGAACTTCGAAAACAGATTGCTGAAAGGTTGAAGTTGGAATCTTCTGCTGGTAAAGATGACatctttgatgttttaaaaattagcaaCTTTGTATTGCTCTTGGATAATATATGGGAAGAAGTAGATCTTATTGCTCTTGGAATTCCCCATCCTTATAGCGACGATAATTCCACCAAacaatataaacacaaagtGATTTTCACTACTCGATCTGAAGATGTGTGTGCCAAGATGGGTGCAGGAGAAAATACCATCAAAGTGGAATGCTTGGAATCAGATGAAGCATGGGATCTTTTCAAGGACAATGTAAATCTAGCTGTTATCGAGTCAGATGAATAGTTTAAAGAAATAGCATGGCAGGTGATGGAGAAGTGTGGTGGTTTGCCACTTGCTCTGAAAGTGGTTTTTAAGGCCATGTCAAACAAAAAATCTGTCCAAGATTGGAAATTTATGTTGAACTCGATAAAGAATTCAGGCACTGAAGTAGTTTAAGGTGTGCAGGAATCATTGCTTCCAATTTTGAAATTCAGTTATGATAATCTAACTAATGATTTCAAGGAGTGTTTCTTATCTATTTGCATGTTATGGAGGACAACATAAACTGAGTATTATAGAGTTTTTGATAGGATTAGGCTTGATTGGTGATTTTTGACAATTTGCAAGAAGCTTATGGCACAGGAGAACATATCCTCAAGACTCTAGAGGAATCGTGTTTATTGtcttctgatgatgatgatgttgtgaGGTTAGCATGATGTGTAATTTAGGAGATGGCGCGTGTGGATAGCATCAGACTCGTGGGAGTAAGAAGATTAAATGGATAGTGAAAAACTTATGATAGGTACCACTGCTCGATGAAATAACATCAATGCAAGCAGAATTGGAGATTTGACTAACAGAGTGATTATAGAGTGGCAAGGTGAGCTTTTGCCAATTTTGTCTCCATCGATGTTCGATTTGTTGTGTTTAATGATAGAATTTAATTcttgtttccaaaaatattcCCCGAAGGATTTTTCAAGACAGATgccaaatttgaaatatttggaTCCTTTCATACACCGGTATCGAAGAGCTCCAGAAGGACTTCAAATGTTTGGTTGATTTGCAATATCTAAACATTTCATCCACAAATATCTCATCACTTCCAAAGGAGTTAGTATCTTTGAATAGATTGCAATATTTGATATGCAGAAATTTGACAGGGCTTAGCAAGGTAGACCTAGAAGATCTCATGTCAAGATTACTAGGGTTGAAGGTCATCACATATATCCATCGAGGTGGGTAGACCGGAACAGCttaaagaaaattgaagaaaCATGTCAAAGCCATAGGAATTCGAGTAGTATCAAAAGAGGTTCTCCAACAGCTCTCATGTTTCCCAATATCTTGGCTATGTCTATACAATGTGGATATCACTCTCTTTCATTTGACACTTTAAGTTGCAAAAATCATGGATTCTTGCATCACTACAAATTAAATCATGCACACACTTGGAGCAGATTGTGATGAATGGAAGTGGGAGTCATCTCAAACACCTCTTTATCAGTGATGTCAAAAAACTAGCAAACATTATTTGGAAAGATCTATCCCCTCCAGAATCTTTTCATGTGTTGAAGCAGTTATATATAGTGGAAtgtaattttgataatttagcTTGGATCCTGCAGCTCCCGTGGCTATCTGATTTACATATAAAAGATTGTGCAAAGATAGAAATGTTGTTTTAGATCGAGGAGAGAGAAATCCAACAACAAGAAGTCTCCGAACACCGCCCAACATTCCCTGCTCtggaatatttatatttaataaacctACCAAAATTAGTGAGCACAAGCAATTTTGCATTGGAATTCCCTCAACTTTCATGGCTTCAAGTGCATCAATGTTTTAATCTGAAGAAGTTATCATTGAAGAGTGGCATTAACAACAATCAAAGAAGTATAACCATTGCTTGTGAGAAAGAATGGTGGGAAAGCTTAGAGTGGGATGATGGCACCATCCCATCTCACCTTTCGCCATTTTTCCGTCAAGGTAAGTTTcatgcttttcttttattatttccaaCTTCACACTGTGGCTTCATGAATGTTAAAACAAGTTCTATTCGTTAATCAATTGCTATAacataaggattttttttttatataattatagaaTTCTTTTTTACTGTTCATGCTACGTtcctttaatatataaatatatatatatattaggagcTTTAAAATTCATTATATCTGCATTATTAACTCGATAAGATCTCAATTTGGAAGGGGCATTTAATGGGGCATAtgtagggtaaattttttagtgagtcactaaactttggctcattttcactttgatcactgaatttcaatttgtatcaattagtcactcaactttaatttgatttcaaccggtaataaatcaagatttcaaCGATTGATCATAGCATGGTTGTCTCAAAAATCTAAGTCGACTCCTCCTATCAttacattattaagtctattagagATGTCCACGCTCATCGAAAGACAGCGCATCATTCGTTTGAGGTTGAAATATCTTGATTTACTACgaagtgaaatgaaattaaagttgagtgaccaaattgatacaaattgaagttccatgatcaaagtgaaaatgagccaaagtttagtgacttactaaaaaatttacccggcATATGTATGCCTCTTTCTCTGCTTTAATATCATGTTTGAATGTTAGTTTATCTATAGTTTATCAATATGCACCCATTATAACACCAATAATAATTGGATTACTATTATTAAACGCAAGGACAATGTTGAAAGCATGGAACAATATGTACAAGTATGTAATTAAAACTAGGGACATTAACTTATTAAGAATGATTAATTTGCTGAATACTTTTGTCTTTACAGGATGAGAATCCTAATGAATGCACGACTAGTGGAAGTGAATGAAAGGTCTTTgagttttctatgttttttgtcTGCACAAGTTAAGAGATCATCTCATGCTCAAACCAAGTAAGATCAATATTTATTAGGAGAAAATGTTCTTTTCTTCtcctctcttttttgttttcacatTCAATGTGTAACTTATAACATTGAGAAATCATGTCACTCATTTGACAGGTCTTTAATTTCTTGGGTTTTACATCTCAAAAGCTTATCGAACTACAACTTCTCTTTGCGATTAATCATTGATCTACCAAAAGTTCTTGTGAAATTATGCTCTAGATTGCTTGTGTTGTTTCTagtttttcttctcaaatctaAACACttttcattggtttttttatttatgcgaGTGTACTaaagacattattattatttggttttacaaGTTTGAGGTTTGTTTACCATTAttatctttttgtatttttctaagTTAAGTCTGGCTTGAAAGTTGATCGATTGAAGACATCAATAGTTGGGTTGTATCTTTTATTCAAACTATATTTTCAAGTAAGTTGTTCTTTGTTAGCATGTTGGaagcatatatacatatatatatatatatatatatataaaaaaatattatttatttgttatttttcactTGCATATTGCTAAGGATTAATTGTGGACTTTGTCTAACTTTTTAAAAGCCTTAGTTTTTGTTAATGTCTGCAGAATGGTCTAAAAATGAGGGGCTTTCAGACCTaactttgtttttggtgttactattgtgatatttttttttttgtatttttttctctttttttcttttggcagGTTAAAGAGCAAAACAAAGGCAAAAGAAGGTGTTAATTGAtaaatgtgtgtttttttacaAGAGGAGTGGGGGACCCGCTAAAAATCGTCGGGGCTGCGCAAGCCTCAGGTGGAGTAGGGTGGGGAGGGGCTCGAGCAGCACGTGGGTCATGGGACCACCCGCACAACCACCGCTCACGTCTCAGAAATATGCCTCGGCTGAGGAATCGAACTCTGCCACTCAGGCAGAGtcctatcggcgacccgtgtaccaatagaccgtGTGATAGTTGGCTTAATTGATTGATTGGTGTTGCTACAGTTGGTAAAGCTATTTATGGAAAAGGAGGCTTTGACACTTCAAAAAAGAGTTTTCATTGAGATCAAGATACGTGAAGATTCTTTATCTATTTGGTAGTGATAGCAAGATTCTACTTATCAAGCCAAGGCAAACTTGTTCGAGGATCAAAAGTTTAATACCGGAATACTAAAGAAGCATTGGGTCTTTTTGTTTGCAATAATTTATGATAAGGTGATGTTTCTTCCACACTAATTTAATTAGAGTTGAATTATTTTGCTTAGATATTCATGACACATTTTTAATAAGTGTGctatgatatattatttatttatttttcctacattatttatttatttatttctttttctgtaGGTGTGGGCAAATGAGTTGCTAGCTTGCCAGTGGGAATGAAGTGCATGGAGCTTCTTTGAGAATAGCAAGTACTCTAACAACTTGAGGATAACGAGAACCAGGTCATTGATCTCTTCGGAGATCCAACAACCTAATGATCAatcaaagttttgattttgCATTGCTGCTAAAGAGCATTAACAAATTCTCAAGTTGAATCCAGATTAGGGAACAAGATAGGATAAGTTTGGCAAGGCATAATTTTTATCGAGCGAACAATTAGATGAGGCAAAATTTGCACAGCTGAAAGATTATGTCATActcatcaatatttattatatgattgaaTTGCTCATCACACATTGagcagtttttttttaaacagaattCATCACTTATCCGATCATTAAAGACTGATGTATCCCTGTTGTCAAATGTCACCTCCATTCTCCAAATCTTTATTTAACCATTTGCCTGGTGTTTTTCATTTGTAAcattatcatgtttttttttttggatagaTGATAAATTTACAAGACCTTTCCATTGCTTGGCAGATTTTCCTGTTTTTAATTTCCCTTGAAGACCTGAAGGTACAAACATTttgacaaaacacaacaatgaaaACAGAGTAGACAGTGAATAAGTTTACACGAAGCTCAATAGAAACCATTGTCAGatgaaaatattcacaaatcaAATGGCACAACAAGAACATTAACACTttcacatatatagatataattccAGCAACAGTAGTGCAGGCACATATATAACAATGTCatattctctttttcatttcatgcattcactcattcattcaatcaatcatgaAATGGAATCTAGTTCTTAAAGATTCCTGACCCGTGAGACCATATTCCTCAATAACTCAACGTATCATCGCTATTATTTACACAACTTAATTACACTCAACCCGTTCACTCCCTTTCGTCACAATCAGCCATAGGGTCTTCCCATTTTTGTCTATATAATGTCCCTGGTTTTCAATTGGatacaaagcaaagaaaacaCCCTAAGAAACTCCTACAAGCCACTACAAGTTCTTTGGACTTGCAAGTACCAATATATACTGAATAGGCAAAAAGAACATTCCTGTACAGTCTCCACAAGGAAAACATAAACACAAGCCAAGTGGGCATTAATTTTTGCTCTAGCCCAAAAGGCAAACTAAACTAGCATTTCACTTCACATCTCCTGATTTAAGGGCGCTACTACACactacaaaaagtaataaaaggaTGGATCTCTTAGCTTATTTACCTTTTTAGTATGTTCAAGGCGTTATAGTTTTACTGGGTATTTCTTGTGTGCTAAAAGGTAGGTTTTGCCGCATCATGATAAGCAGGGACAACAAGCCGTTGTTAAGACTTGAGAGCTGTTGTGAGATCCGCAAAGCAAGGCCTTAAGTTTGGATCTCTGCATGTTCATTTCACAAAAAGCAAAAGTTGAGAACAAAACAGAGTTAGCACAATTCTACAATacctatctatatataaatatataaaaaaacttaggtGTTATGTATGAACAGttcatatcattattaatatataatgtgCTTACTTTTGCCAGCATTGCCAGATTATTTTGGCCACAAGAGGATCAACAGCTTTTGGAATCACGATCTTGGAAGCCAACATCACCCACCACCTGCATTGGGTTCATACCAGACCAAGGCATCCTCAAAGTTGTGAGTTCCCATAATATCACTCAAAAACTGTACACATCACACCTTGGATGGGAGGCCATCACAAGAGAACGGCTCAACTAACAAACACATCAATGAATGCCAAATGTCTAGGAAATGATAAGGCACTTAAGTGTAACTATAGATAACTATAGATATATCATAGATTATATAACCGAAGTAAACTATagataattcatttttaatttatcatatgtTGTGTTTAACTTGTTCTTCTTTGTTAGTTTACTTCTGTTTCCTCAAGCTGTGTTGTTTCGCCTGTATTAGCTGTTGTGACAGCTCTCTTGTTAACAAAAACAAGAGGGTTTAATATAGAAAACTCACTTCTCATTTGATGGTTCATTGCCCAACAACTCTGCTCGCCATCAATTTAGGCTGAAACAGAATAAGGACAGACTAGAAATAATACTCTCCTAAATGTGTAGAGCAAAGATTCGATCTTACCATTCCAGTGTTGACTTTTGATGATAAAAATGTGCTGTGGTTCAACCTCGAGAGACCAAAATCACAGACCTGCATTACACTGATATCAAAAAGGCTATCAATGCAAACTAATAGAGTAATAGTTgatcaagaaaattaatgatGATATCCATTTATTATTCTATTCCAACATTTAAAAGGTTACCTTTCCcaaaacatacataaataaatttgtttggcATGGATGTTTGTATGTGACATTAAATTATATCTACTGGCTTCCTAAATAGATCACACTGCATAAAAGGAAAAACTAAAGATGAGCGCTATGGCCCAAAAGGTACAACTTGAACTCTGCCCTGATATTTTTGATCAGTATTCATGGGAAAAGGGCTATACTCAGAATTTAGGACCTCTTAGCTCTAACTAGGAGCATAACCAATGAACCAACATAAGTAACCAATCCCTATTAAGAAGGCAACACAGTGACAACACTAACAAAAAACCACAGAAAAACATGTGTATACACATAAGCATTAGACAAACTAAGTTTTAGAATGAGAACAAGGATATGGATATCCCACGAGGTGCAATTCAAGCTTATGCAGATAGAAACACATTTAActatattttttgaaacaaaGCAGGACTAGTTTCAATTGGGCCCAAGAGGTATGACAATGATTGAAAGAGTGGAGGTAAACAATGAATGAAAAAGTTGATGTAAACTCACTTTTAACATTGGTCTTACTGGCATCTAATGAGACTAGAAAGACACCCACATATTTGAAGGAAAAAGCTAAAACAACTAAAACACACAGGCCAGCAGATAATGAACACCTAAAACAACTAAATGAGTGATGTAAACCAAATGactaatatttaacaaaatcatGATTATAGACTGGGTGATGCAAGAATTGTTGGTCTGACCAGCATATTTTCTGCAAGTATGGGATATATAAAACTTCCTGTTGCCAGATCCATGCAAAAGTTCAGATGCCTTAGTAGGCAACTTACAAATAATATCTTACAAAACAAGTTATCTATTCAAATTCCAGGACTTCAATACATCCCAGACATTGGGGAACCAaagcaatcaaaatagaaaGCTAGAATCCTTCTAATTTTTCCACATAACCACTAGTTTCTGATATAATAGCTTCAACAAAAACCCCCAAGCCCATTTTCTGCAGGCTGAAAATGTTACCAGCAATCAATCTAAGATGACACAATAAACAAACATCCTATATAAATCCAAGGAGAATTGCTCCCAACAGTAGTGTGAACCCAAGTGATGGAAAttatgatctttttttttattattctaccAACTATGCCTGCAAGTGCACAACTCAATCAGTTTGAGACGAAGTTTTAAATTTTGGGCAAGGAACATTTTCCTATTACTTTCTGAATTACCTTAGCAGCTTTCCTTCATATTAAAAGCAGAACAAGTTTTAAAACCATTCCATGTATTCAAGgttagcaaaaataaaataccttcATAGTCCAGTTCTCGTCAATTAATAGATTTGGTGATTTCAGATCACGATAGACAATTGTTGGTATGCTAGTGTGCAAGCAGTTCATGCCCTTAGCTTGTGGGACAACACAGAGGATCAGTTCACACGAGACTACTAAccaagaaattatgaaaaaaaaaataaacataccaCATCAACTACCATTTTGATTCTTCGCTTCTCCTCAATTTGTCTATTTGGTCGGTGAAGAATTCTGTACAGACTTCCCCTTGATAAATCAAGTTGCATTTGAGTCAAGTGATGAAAGGAGCAAAAAAGACTTCTTAGTGGCACAATTTGAAATTCTAAAAGTAAATCCAgcaaataataagtttttttttggctaATTCATCTCAAAACTCCATAAATACCTATATATCCTTTAAAACATTGTATTAAACTTTATACCCTTCAAATCCTCCATTATTTGCTCCACCAATTTTAAGTCGACAAGCCCATGCACGTCATATGGCTTCCATATGTTCAATTCTTGTTacataacacaaataacaaaaagccCACCCATAGTATCTGCTGTAAATGGCATGAAACCTAATACGATATGGCAGATTATGTTGATAGGTTTGGAGAATTACATACATAAAGCTATAGGCTCAAGTTGCACTGTTCATGTAGAAAAAGGTGAAAGGTTAAAAATACACTGGTAACCTAaccaaatacaaatacaaaggCATACAGTTCCTCTAACACCCCAAAGTGCAAGAATTTATGAATAAAAGCGAGAAAAGGATGGGCTTGGTCCATTGGGTACAAAACCAATGACAGAATGAAGCTCAATTGCCTTCAAACAATAGGTGTTGAATACAACTCTGCTGCTAGTCCATTACTAGATTCTACCATGAAATCTAAAATGTGGAGATGGGAAAGTTCTCTTAGAACTTTCAAGAAGATGGTACACCCCATTCTTTCAAATTATCAGTGCACATGTGAGATCAGACCATTTTTGGGacaaaagtttatataaaacCAAAAGACGGACCAACAAATGCTTTTGCAATCAATTAGTAGGTGCACAAACAATGTCGGAACATATTTAATCTGAGTTCATGCCAATGACCACATTGAAACCAATTTAAGAAATTGCTAAATTTTTTGAAGTAAGAATAGCAAAATTTCGATTTTCTTTTATAGTACTCACTGGTTCAATTTTAAAGggaaaaagatttttctttttaccttagaagaaattttgaaaacaattgATAGGGTTGGGAGGGGCTGGTCACGCTCACCCATAAATAGAGCAACATTTGGATGCCACAACCTATGCATTATTTTCAcctaatggaaaataaaaaataaaactccctcaTCAAAACATAAAGTGGaaatataaaatcatgtaaTGATTACTCTagaaaaacaagtaatttcTCTCGAAATTCATCTAAGGCATCTCCACCAAAAATCCTGGTGCAGGAAATTTCTTCACAATCACTTCCTAGTATTCATATACAGTACAGATAAATTATAACATCTTTTTTACGAAAAAGATGTCcagatttaaaaaatcaaacaagataAGAAAACTATTGATATATTAAATAGCATAATAAAGCAAAGATCcttcacataaaaaataataggatcACCTAGAACATCttttaaacacaaaaattacccaaacatttCTTAAAGCAGCTATGTAGTGGATAAAATTAATGCTAATACAGTATTTTGTTGCTAATTGTTGTATGACCTATTAAGGTGACCTCTTCTCACTAAAGACAAGCTCGCTTGTTTTTGTACGCATCACTTGTGATCACCGCCAAAGGACATGCTATGAAGAATATAGACGAAGAACAGCATATAGGGAAAAAAAACTAAGCAGTTGATTCAGTTGTTTATTAGCTTGTGAAGTAGTTTGGCCAATAAACGTCTTACCATCTTGATGAAATCTGGAGGAAATTTTCGATTTGTTGAACTCAAACGGACGACCAC from Dioscorea cayenensis subsp. rotundata cultivar TDr96_F1 chromosome 9, TDr96_F1_v2_PseudoChromosome.rev07_lg8_w22 25.fasta, whole genome shotgun sequence includes these protein-coding regions:
- the LOC120268572 gene encoding disease resistance protein UNI-like, which codes for MSMCIGFKTSELVLNRYSISRRAINLLDEINRLKGEQSNVSFIEQHPPHPVSESYRTVGKEISSNVDIARNYLADETVGIIGIWGMGGVGKTTLLKKIRQSLLGDANMGFNPLFIEASKDIQLEELRKQIAERLKLESSAGKDDIFDVLKISNFVLLLDNIWEEVDLIALGIPHPYSDDNSTKQYKHKVIFTTRSEDVCAKMGAGENTIKVECLESDEAWDLFKDNVNLAVIESDE